GGCCCTGCTCGGCCAGATCACCGATGGAGCCGGCGCCGTCTTCGCCCCGGCTCCCGCCCCGCGCGCGGCGCCGGTCGCGGCCGCTGTCGCGGCGCCCGAAACCGTCGCGGCCGGCGCCGGCGCGACGGTCTCCGAGGCGCCGAGCCGTCCGCCTGCCCCGTCCGCCGCCAAGATCGCACGCGAGCAGGGCGTGGATCTCTCCGGCGTCATAGGTTCCGGCAAGCAGGGTCAAGTGCTGAAGGAGGATGTGCTGGCGCTCGCGGCGAGGCCCGCGCCGGTCGCGCCGCCGCCGGCGCCCCTTCCCCCCGTCAGCGCGCCGCCGGCGCCGCGCCCCGCCTCCGCCCCCGGCGACGTGGAGCGCGAGGAGCGCGTCCGCATGTCGCGCCTGCGCCAGACCATCGCGAGGCGCCTGAAGGAGGCGCAGGCCAACGCCGCCATGCTGACGACCTTCAACGAGGTCGACATGTCGGCGGTGATGGCGCTGCGCAACCGCTACAAGGATCTGTTCGAGAAGAAGCATCATGTGAAGCTCGGCTTCATGGGCTTCTTCGTGAAGGCCTGCTGCAAGGCGCTCGAGGAGGTCCCGGCGGTCAACGCCGAGATCGACGGCGCCGACGTCATCTACAAGCATTATTGCCATATCGGCGTGGCCGTGGGCACGGATAAGGGCCTCGTGGTGCCGGTGGTGCGCGACGCCGACCGGCTCAGCGTCGCCGAGATCGAGAAGGCGATCGGCGAGTTCGGCCGCCGCGCTCGCGAAGGCCGGCTCGACCTCGAGGATCTGTCCGGCGGCACCTTCACCATCTCCAATGGCGGCACCTATGGCTCGCTGATGTCGACGCCGATCCTCAACGCCCCGCAATCGGGCATTCTCGGCATGCATAAGATCGAGGAGCGCCCGGTGGTCGTCGCCGGCAAGATCGAGATCCGGCCGATGATGTATCTCGCCCTCTCCTACGACCATCGCATTGTCGACGGGAAGGAGGCGGTGACCTTTCTGGTGCGGGTCAAGGAGCAGCTCGAGGACCCGGCGCGCATCGTTCTCGACCTGTAGCGTTAGCAGAACGAGAATCCTCGGCGCCGCCCCTAACAATCCGGGGCTACGATGTACAAATATCTCCTGTGCTACGAAGGTAGGCGCCCGTAAGGCGGGTCGTACCGACCGCCGAGGAGAGTGTCATGGAAGGCAAGATCACATACGAGAGAAAGCTCCCGCCTCTGACCACCGAGCAGTTCGCCCATCTCGGCGATGGAGCCATCGCCTATGTGCGGACCATGCGGTCGGAGGATGTGACGCGCCTCTATCCCCAGGCGCCTCCGATCCAGCCGGGCATCACCCTCTTCGCCCTGCTCGGCGCCGATGGCAGCCCGATCGTGCTCGCCGACACGGAAGAAGGCGCGCGGGCCAACGCCTGGGAGCATCAGCTGCAGACGGTGAGCCTCCACTGAACGTATGATGCAGAGCTGAAAGAGCGAGCCTGAAGGCTCGCTCTCGAGACACGTTCGTCGACGCAGCACAAGAGAAGCTGGCGGACCGACGTGACTGGTGTAAACTTATGCTGTCGGCCGGGTCACGGTC
The sequence above is a segment of the Methylosinus trichosporium OB3b genome. Coding sequences within it:
- the odhB gene encoding 2-oxoglutarate dehydrogenase complex dihydrolipoyllysine-residue succinyltransferase, producing MTEIRVPTLGESVTEATIGRWFKKAGEAVAADEPLVELETDKVTLEVNAPAAGVLAETLAKEGETVTPGALLGQITDGAGAVFAPAPAPRAAPVAAAVAAPETVAAGAGATVSEAPSRPPAPSAAKIAREQGVDLSGVIGSGKQGQVLKEDVLALAARPAPVAPPPAPLPPVSAPPAPRPASAPGDVEREERVRMSRLRQTIARRLKEAQANAAMLTTFNEVDMSAVMALRNRYKDLFEKKHHVKLGFMGFFVKACCKALEEVPAVNAEIDGADVIYKHYCHIGVAVGTDKGLVVPVVRDADRLSVAEIEKAIGEFGRRAREGRLDLEDLSGGTFTISNGGTYGSLMSTPILNAPQSGILGMHKIEERPVVVAGKIEIRPMMYLALSYDHRIVDGKEAVTFLVRVKEQLEDPARIVLDL
- a CDS encoding DUF1150 family protein, encoding MEGKITYERKLPPLTTEQFAHLGDGAIAYVRTMRSEDVTRLYPQAPPIQPGITLFALLGADGSPIVLADTEEGARANAWEHQLQTVSLH